Part of the Camelus bactrianus isolate YW-2024 breed Bactrian camel chromosome 23, ASM4877302v1, whole genome shotgun sequence genome, CTGGTCAACATTTTCAGACCCAGTTAATTGTTAAAGTGGGGATCCTTAGGAGGATTTATCATTTAAAGGCAGGTTGTAGCCTATTTGCATCATTTCAGAGCATGACAAGAACTTGTTCCTGGCTGGGTTAGCGTAAGATGCAGAACATCTAGACTAATATGCAAAGACGAGGCAGGTGTTACGTTTGAAACCAACAGTTATCAGGGAAGAAAAGTTAGTAGGGAGATAAATGAGATGAATTAGtctttaaaacctttacaaaattaaaacagaTGTAGTGGACCATAACATAACCCTAGGGTTGTCGCATTCATTACCTAAATAAGAAAGTGCACAGCAAGAATGAAACAAGCAAATAGCACTTGAGATGCTATTAATACAAATCTTCAGggtcctttatttttattttcatatgtttgtcATGCATTACCTATTTAAGCTATAGGAAAAAGAATTCACTTACCAAttactgttaaaataaataaaagcgtGGCGACGGCTGACGTTCCATAAAACATGATACTGATATTACAAGCCAGAAGTTCTGTGTTATTCTGTGTGTTGGGCACCAAAACTGGTGGTAGCAAAAAGCCAACTGCAGTTCCAAGCTGTAAAATAAACAGTCCTGTTAATTCTTTCTtcttattataaaagaaaaaaagtacgtACTGGCAATTAATGCAATATAAAGATGACAGCTAGTATATGTAAGATGCTTTTGTAAACTCTAAAGCACCAtgttctaatcttttttttaaccattgtactgttaaagaaaaattgctgcgggagggtatagctcaagtggtagagtacatgcttagcatgcacaacatcctgggttcaattccccagtacctcctctaaaaataaataagtaaacctaattacctcccaccccacccccccaaatcGCTGACAAATGTCTTCTCTAATCAATAACATTTACTAAACTTTAACCACCAAAATGATGctgaaataaatttgtgttaagaTACAGGCTACTTAcaattaaaaagggaaataagaatacACACAgcaaaaaaatgctaagaaaagacagcctacagaacgggagaaaatatgtgcaaatcatatatttgataaggctCTACTATCTAGAATACATAGagaactcttacaacttaacagcaaaaacacaaacattccagttcaaaaatgggcaaaggacctggaTGGACATttattcaaagaagatatacatctgcctgacaagcacatgaaaaaatgctcaacttcattagttactggagaaatgcaaaccaaaaccaccatgagatacttCATACCAACTAGAATGCAtatagtaaaaaaagaaaaaaaaatgctggcacaatatggagaaattggaaccctcgtTCACTGCTAGTAAGACTGTAAAATAGTGCAATGTACAggataggtaaacaacaaggtccctgtatagcatagggaactatatacaatggcttgtagtaacctgtaatgaaagagtatgtatatatatgtgtaactgaatcactgtgctatacaccagaaatgaattcaacattgtaaatcaactatatacctcaccaaaaaaaaaaaaaaaaaaaaagaaaaagaaaaagattgtaCAATAGTGCAGTCACCGTGGAAAACAATTGGACTGTtcctttaaaagttaaacatataccatatgacctagcaaccCCTCTCCTAGGTATGTAACCAAAAACCTGAAAGCAGGTCTTAAATATTGTACATGAATATCCACAGCAGccctatttgcaatagccaaaaggtggaaacaacccacatgtcctTCAATggacgaatggataaacaagatgcgTTGTGTCCATCCAACGAAATATTATtcagaaagaatgaaatcctgatatacactgcaacatggatgaactgtgaaaacatgttaaatgaaagaagccggacacaaaaggtcacatgtaGTAAgattctatttatgtgaaatatctagaatagggaAATCCatagagagaaaaagcaaattaGAGATTGCCAGGGGCTAGAGGGTGGGGGGgatgaggagtgactgctaagTGAGTGCTGGGTCTTCTCTGAGGGCAGATGAAATgatttggaactagatagaggtgatggttgcacaacactgtaaatgtactaaatgccgtacacttttaaatgattaattttatgttatgtgacttttatctcagtttaaaaaaaataaggctgaCTATGATCATCACAACAAGAAAACTAAAATCAAAGTATTAAAGGAGGCTCACTGGGGAGAGACATCAGATTCTTTAGGGGATGGAGGTGAGAAGGATGGGCCCAAGATAGGCTTCAAAAAGGAGGCTGAGGCAGGGAGAGTTTACCAaatatttcatttgctttcttataAAAAGCTGGATAGAGACAATTAAACAGGTAAGGATGAGAGAGTGTGGTTAAGGGCAGTACTGTGATGGAGGGGTAGAGGATGCCAAAACCAGGAAGATCATCCAAAGAACACTGCTCAGAATGAAAGGGGCTCTATGAGCAGTTGAGCTGGACAACAGGAGTACACCTGGACTATTCCAGGCCAACTGGAACATATGGTCACCTTAGCTAAGACTGTACTTTGGAGGACCACCTTGTAGAGACTTGGGTTCAGGAAAAATTTCTGGAGGAGCAAAGATCTGAATGAGAAACTGGAGTTAGCCAAGTAGAAATGTTCCCAGCCAAGAGGACAGCATGTacaaaggaaggagagagcatGACCTTGTGAGAAACTGTAAGTAGTGCACAATTCCCCTCAGAGCAAAGAAACAGTCTGTACGTGAGGTATAGGGGCTGTGTAGAATGGTGATGCTGAGGAACTAGCGGGAGGCAGACTGGAGGGGCTCACTTCTTCACATTAGAGACTTTGAACTTTATCCTAAAATCAATGGAAGTCACTGCAGGGGGCAAGGGAGTGTGCAAGACAGATCTGCACATTAAAAATACTATACTGGATGAATGTGGAGAACTGAGGGAAGAGAGCAAAAGCTGCGGACAAGAAACTGACCAGTATCTATGAGTCTGaagcttattcattcattcagtaaatttttatgaagaattACAGGCActataacaaatgctggtgataCAATTCTGTACGTTCAGACCAGGTACCTATTTCATGAAACTTAAAACCTAACGGTAGGGATGGGAGATAAGTAATAATGAACTATTAACATATAAACATAAATCTATCAGATGGTGATAAGCACTACATAGAGAATTGAAGTATAATGATGTAATGAGAGTGACTGGGCAACTTTAAATGGGATCCTCAAGAAATTCCCCTGaatgatatttaaaatgaatttaaactgATAGCTGAGTGACAAGAAGGATATAATGTATTCTGaggaggaagaacattccaggcagagagaatgaTTCTGCAAAGGCCTCTATGCAAAATGCAAGTTTAAGGAACCAAAGACATATTAGTAAGGTTTTGTAATCCAGAGTAAActatttaggttttattttaagaaCTACAGAAAATCATTGGCAAGTTCAAAGCAGAATAATGACATGATCTGATCCATGTTTTATAAGATTCTCTTGGGCTAGCGCTTGGCAGTGTAGATGGGTAGTTAAAAGATAGGGTTCAGGAATCAGACCTGAGTGTGAATGCTGCCACTAATTAGCTGTGGgacttttggaaaataatttcatCCCTTCAAGTCTGTTTCTGTACGTATAAAATGAGGAGACTAATATTTCCTACCttacataattaaattaaatgaaacaatgtgAGTAGCATGGTGCCAGGTTCTTAGTGAATGCTCAGTAATGTTGAATGTTACTATGAAAGATCACTCCATAATCTAGGCTGAAGATGCATACTTGGGGGTCATAAGCAAGTGCACAGCTACTGGAGCCAAGGGAGGATGAGAACGCTTAGGGAGGATGTAGGAGGAAGAACCAGAAGTGTGCTAAGTTTTAGAGGGAAATCTGCctatgagaaaacatttttatttattatccaTAAAATACATAATCCATAGATATGGAGTTGATAATATATTTCTATTGTGCTCAATGAAGTATTAATCGAGTGTAATTTTGTAAATGTAAAATACTTTCAGGAAACAGTTCTTATCAAACATGCAGAAGTAACCAACTAAAATATCAGTCACAAATTATTCTGGATATACAACTATTATTTCAAGCTATCCTTTTTGCACTTTTAAAAGAAGTAAACATACAGCAATGAGCCTACATGTAGAGTTAGTCTTtacatgggtttttttttgggggggggtgaaggaggtttattaggtttatttatttattttttaaatttatttttagaggaggtcttGGGGATTTAACCcaagacctcctgcatgctaagcatgtgctcttccacttgagctatacccttccccttacATGGATTTTATATAAATCTTACTGTGATCTTGAAACAAGTGTTAGACTGGAAGTGAGAGAGTAACATTCTTTTGTTACACAGCTACCTGCAGTGATGTATAGAGAGGTGAAGTTTTTGGTATATGGATTTGTAACTTGATTCTCCTCAAGTTGAATGAACActcaatataatttacataaaatatcatAGGACTCCATATGCAAAATTTAAACTATACTAAAAGAACCACCCTacaattaagggggaaaaaaaaaccacacacacaaaacattctACCTAAAAATGCTACTAGAATGCTAACTGAATTTGAACTATGATGCTGGCAGACTAGGAGATACCTTAATAGAGACTTGGCAAAATAAGCCACCCTTTTACAATGGATTCCATGATCTGTGATTTGTGTTGCATTTTCTTACTGTTAAAAATTGGTAATTGGACTCAGTGATGCTGTGAGGTCTTTAACACCAGAACACTTACTTAGCAATTATTTATACATGTCTGTTATGTTCCAGATACCCTGCTGACTGCTAATATATAAGATTAAACAGGAGCTGTTCACACTGACCACtcaaaataagaacaaagaatCAAACATCTTCTTTTCACAAAATATACACTGGTGACAAAAATAATACCTACCTTAGTCTTATTCATCATTGCAATGATGCAATGACAAGTTTTTTATGACATTAGGCATATATGGGACAATACAGTTAATAATTTTATAGGTAATTCTCGAAGATGACAAGGCGATCATTTTAAACTGGTTTTGAAAGTTCTGTCTTTACAAGTAAATTAAAACCCCTCTTTAATCCAAGACTGCTTCCTATTTTATGACtactcatctcctccccttcatTTATAGAATGcctcctcagggttcatccatatGCCTAGCTCACATGGTCGATGACTTTTTATCTGGTCCTTAAGGATCCGATTTTCATCTATCACCCTAGTCCTTACCTGATTACCTAGCACAGCGGTGGCACAAGCTGTGGACACCTCCTTGGGCCCAAACCACACTGAGGCGATGTGGGAAGGCAAGCCGAGGATGAACACCTGGGCCACGGAGCACAGGCACTGGCCCATCATGGTGACCCAGAAGAGATGCTGCTGCACGCTGCCGCACTTGATCCAGGCGCCCAGGCAGTTGAGGCCGGAGCCCAGCAGGGCGGTGAGCCGCAGGCCTCTGGTGTCCAGCAGCCAGGTGGCCGGGAAGATGAGGGGCACGTAGGCCAGCATGTACACCATGGACAGCCAGTCGATGTGCAGCGAGGATACGTTGTAGAAGTTCTCGAAGACGTTGCTGATGATGCTGTACTGGATCCACTGAAAGGCGTTCACTAGCGAGTACAGGCTGAAGATCAGCAGCACCACAAAGCGCCTCGGGGAGAGCGCCGTCCGCGGCACCAGGGTGTCCTCGGCCCCCGGGGTCTCCTCGCCGGGGCCCCTGGGCAgcagccaggcctgggtctcctcctCCGGGGCCGGCGGAGTCttcggcctgtccagggctccgGAGGTCTCCTTGGGGCTATCCCGAGAGACCGCATTCAGGGCCAGGGAGCCTGCTTTGGGCCCGTTCTGCGTCTCCGCGCTCACCTTCCCGGCGGGCGCTTCCCCGGGGACCGGGAGGTATCCTATTGCGGGCGGGTGCCCGGGTACCAccgctgccccctcctcctcgtCCGGCCGCACCATGTCCCTGGGCTCCccgccctcctcccaggcctgcaCCCCCGGCCCAAGACCCGAAGCCCTCCCGGCACCCCAAGCCCAACCCTTTGGCCCACCGCTCCTGCGACTCGTTCCCCGGCAGAGTGAGTCCGGGTGGGAGCCGGGAGCCGCGAGCCGCGAGCCGCGAGCCGCGAGCCGCGAGCCGCGAGCCGGGCTGCCTGAGTCAGCAGGAGAAATCGTCGTCCCCCGCGCGGCCGGAGCGGCGACCACCCAGCCCGAGGCCCGGCTGGAGAGCGCAGCGTCACTGCGCGGTGACGGCCCGCAGGCCAATCAGCGGGCTTCGGGGAGCTTCCGTGAAGGGCGGGGCGGGAGCGAGTTCGCcgggaggcagaagaggaaggcCAGCCGGTGTGCGAGGCTCGGCGTTTTCCTCTTGAATGGCTGCGAAAACCCGAAGCCTTCCGCCCTGCGGTTGGCGGGTGGGAAGCAACCGGCGGATTGGGCAACTCGGGACTGGGAGCGAGGGGGTGGGAAAAACAGCTGGGAGACAAAGAGGCAGACATCAGCGTCTCCACCTAGAGGGGCTCCCCTTGGGCTGCGTCCAACACTGGCTGAGAACGAATTCGGCCTCTTGGCCCAGAGCAGCCGTCCGTCAGCATCGGACCCTGCCTTTAGAGCAGACAGGACCACGTTTCGTAAATGAGTGCTATCTCGGCAGAGGGAAAACATCAGAAAGCGTTCTGATCCAAACAAAGAGATTTCTTCAGAAACCTTACGAAACTGGaatctcctcacccccacccccaccccgctgaCGTCTGAGGCGAGTGAGACATGTGTGAGCAGGCTCTGTCGTTCAACATTCCCCCCTTGGGCCAGCACTTGTAGTTAGTATTTACTGCACACACTTATTCAGTGGGTTCCAGGCACCAAACTTGGTTTGAAAGGTAACAGACACTGTCATGGACTCTggggaatgaaaaataaaacatcagacATAGTCCATCTTCTCAAGAGCACACATAGTCTTATGAGTCTTCCTGGACTAGAGGAAAATCAGTCCGGCTACTTCTTGGGAAACTAATTTTGAACGAGGGGGGGGAAAGGCTGCaaacattgttaaaatgaaattgaaactaGAGGTATCTCACAGTGAATTTAATCTTAAAAAGTACTGCTGTTTGGAACTCTAAACCTGGTacactttctttttattgcctctTAACATTGTTATTTTGGTAGTACATAAAATGTATGTCAGATCCCTCTCAGTATAGGTGAAATGTTACATAATCCTGAACTTTAAGGAACGTGtgcattttaatgttttccttgGTCATCCTATATAAATTGCACATCCCTTCCTTGCTTAATTCTTCTTCTTAATGCTTAGCGCTGTCTAAAATGtcttatattttacttatttttttctgcttattttctccttcctcactAAAATATGTTTCATGAAGGCAGGGCTGAAAGTTTTGTTACTTTGCTGCTGTTGCT contains:
- the FLVCR1 gene encoding choline/ethanolamine transporter FLVCR1 isoform X2, with product MVRPDEEEGAAVVPGHPPAIGYLPVPGEAPAGKVSAETQNGPKAGSLALNAVSRDSPKETSGALDRPKTPPAPEEETQAWLLPRGPGEETPGAEDTLVPRTALSPRRFVVLLIFSLYSLVNAFQWIQYSIISNVFENFYNVSSLHIDWLSMVYMLAYVPLIFPATWLLDTRGLRLTALLGSGLNCLGAWIKCGSVQQHLFWVTMMGQCLCSVAQVFILGLPSHIASVWFGPKEVSTACATAVLGNQLGTAVGFLLPPVLVPNTQNNTELLACNISIMFYGTSAVATLLFILTVIAFKEKPQYPPSQAQAVLQDSPPEKYSYVKSIRNLFKNTPFVLLLVTYGIMTGAFYSVSTLLNQMILTYYEGEEVNAGRIGLTLVLAGMVGSILCGLWLDYTKTYKHTTLTVYISSFVGMVIFTFTLDLGHIIIVFVTGGLLGFFMTGYLPLGFEFAVEITYPESEGTSSGLLNAAAQIFGIFFTLAQGRLTSAYGPQAGNIFLCIWMFVGIILTALIKSDLKRHNINKGITNGDIKAVPVDSPTDQESKTILMSKQSELAI